A genome region from Streptomyces pratensis includes the following:
- a CDS encoding alcohol dehydrogenase catalytic domain-containing protein produces MRAVRFHAWGAAPVLDEVPEPVRAPGEVLVQVTAGGVSHLDATVATGDFELKPALPYVGGVEGAGTVLEADADSGLTPGTQVVLRGGGLGLLRDGTWAERVSVKRKAVTPLAAPLAPAVAASFFVPATTAYVALHDVARIGPDEDVVVVGAAGAVGAMVAQQALAAGARVTGVVGREDQLADVPKGAEAVTLEDAAGLARDRSASLLVDTLGGAGLVGRSRWVRQGGRAVVIGYVAGSGVELDLPSWLLDEVALVPVNMIRQERRAREVSGDLVRRLAEGELHLNVQEFGLADASTALDALRGGRVRGRAVLLPG; encoded by the coding sequence ATGCGGGCCGTACGGTTCCACGCGTGGGGCGCCGCTCCGGTCCTCGACGAGGTCCCGGAGCCCGTTCGCGCACCGGGCGAGGTCCTCGTCCAGGTCACGGCGGGCGGCGTCTCGCACCTCGACGCCACCGTCGCCACCGGCGACTTCGAGCTGAAGCCCGCACTGCCGTACGTCGGCGGTGTCGAGGGGGCGGGCACGGTCCTGGAGGCCGACGCCGACTCCGGCCTCACACCGGGCACGCAGGTCGTGCTGCGCGGTGGCGGCCTGGGCCTCCTGCGCGACGGCACGTGGGCGGAGCGCGTCAGCGTCAAGCGCAAGGCCGTCACCCCGCTCGCGGCTCCACTCGCCCCCGCTGTGGCAGCGAGCTTCTTCGTCCCCGCCACGACCGCGTACGTGGCTCTGCACGACGTCGCCCGGATCGGCCCGGACGAGGACGTAGTCGTGGTCGGCGCCGCCGGCGCGGTAGGCGCGATGGTGGCGCAGCAGGCGCTGGCCGCGGGCGCGCGGGTGACCGGTGTGGTCGGCCGGGAGGACCAGCTGGCCGACGTGCCGAAGGGCGCGGAGGCCGTGACGCTGGAGGACGCGGCGGGTCTCGCCCGGGACCGGTCGGCCTCGCTGCTCGTCGACACGCTCGGCGGCGCCGGCCTTGTCGGCCGCAGCCGGTGGGTGCGGCAGGGCGGACGCGCCGTGGTCATCGGGTATGTGGCGGGCTCGGGCGTGGAGCTCGATCTGCCGAGCTGGCTGCTCGACGAGGTGGCACTGGTGCCGGTGAACATGATCCGCCAGGAGCGCCGGGCCCGCGAGGTTTCCGGTGACCTGGTCCGGCGGCTCGCTGAGGGTGAACTGCACTTGAATGTCCAGGAGTTCGGGCTGGCAGACGCTTCCACGGCACTCGACGCCCTGCGCGGCGGGCGGGTGCGGGGGCGGGCGGTGTTGTTGCCCGGGTGA
- a CDS encoding alpha/beta fold hydrolase yields the protein MSIWTEISPTPFRVEYVDAGGVPTRTLRAGDPDAQAVVFLHGTSGHLEAFARNITAHAAYDLHAIDMLGHGYTGKPDKPYEIGDYVTHLLDYLDAVGVDSVHVVGESLGGWVGARAAIEHPERIRSLQLLCSGGTVANPEVMDRIRTSTKKAVTSDDIDLTRKRMRLLMADDASATEELVEVRHAIYHTPEFVAGVDNLLSLQDMERRQRNLLRPEHLARITQPTLVVWGRQNPFGDTPEATALHEGIRGSRLELFEDCGHWPQHEQAERYNPISLEFIAKAAG from the coding sequence ATGTCCATCTGGACCGAGATCAGCCCCACCCCCTTCCGCGTCGAGTACGTCGACGCAGGTGGTGTCCCCACCCGCACCCTGCGCGCCGGCGACCCGGACGCCCAGGCCGTCGTCTTCCTGCACGGCACCAGCGGCCACCTGGAGGCGTTCGCGCGCAACATCACCGCGCACGCCGCCTACGACCTGCACGCCATCGACATGCTCGGCCACGGCTACACCGGCAAGCCCGACAAGCCGTACGAGATCGGCGACTACGTCACTCACCTCCTCGACTACCTGGACGCCGTCGGTGTCGACAGCGTGCACGTCGTCGGCGAGTCCCTGGGCGGCTGGGTCGGCGCCCGCGCCGCCATCGAACACCCCGAGCGGATTCGCAGCCTCCAGCTCCTCTGCTCGGGCGGCACCGTGGCCAACCCGGAGGTCATGGACCGCATCCGCACCAGCACCAAGAAGGCCGTCACCTCCGACGACATCGACCTGACCCGCAAGCGGATGCGGCTGCTCATGGCCGACGACGCCTCCGCGACCGAGGAACTGGTCGAGGTCCGGCACGCGATCTACCACACGCCGGAGTTCGTCGCGGGCGTCGACAACCTCCTCTCCCTCCAGGACATGGAACGCCGTCAGCGCAACCTGCTGCGCCCCGAGCACCTGGCCCGGATCACCCAGCCGACGCTGGTGGTGTGGGGACGGCAGAACCCGTTCGGCGACACCCCCGAGGCGACAGCGCTGCACGAGGGCATCCGCGGTTCACGCCTTGAACTGTTCGAGGACTGCGGGCACTGGCCGCAGCACGAGCAGGCCGAACGTTACAACCCCATCAGCCTCGAATTCATCGCCAAGGCGGCCGGCTGA
- a CDS encoding alpha/beta fold hydrolase codes for MSPAPESRYADGAGIRYHYHDLGSGPDTVFLHGGGPGCTAWSDFGPVAPLFAADRRCLLVDIHQYGKSEKSRIEGPMWDHHAARTVGLLDTLGVDRADFVCNSWGGTIALNLAAKYPDRVRSLVITGSMPVFYGPLAPLPENGHRGRTARDVYYGGEGPTREKMRQLITKLEWYDGAKLPEETLTLRYEQSLDEGERALAAMSDSPRGDWQDLTEELGRIQAPTLFMWGMQDAFLTPDYPLMLARMVPGGNLHVMDHASHHLQEERPEAYHSVVSGFLDSWN; via the coding sequence ATGTCACCAGCACCGGAGAGCCGCTACGCGGACGGCGCGGGCATCCGCTACCACTACCACGACCTCGGATCGGGGCCCGACACGGTGTTTTTGCACGGTGGCGGACCCGGATGCACCGCGTGGAGCGACTTCGGGCCCGTCGCGCCCCTGTTCGCGGCCGACCGGCGCTGTCTGCTCGTCGACATCCACCAGTACGGCAAATCGGAGAAGTCCCGCATCGAGGGCCCGATGTGGGACCACCACGCGGCGAGGACGGTCGGTCTCCTCGACACGCTCGGCGTCGACCGCGCGGACTTCGTGTGCAACTCGTGGGGCGGCACCATCGCCCTCAACCTCGCGGCGAAGTACCCGGACAGGGTCCGGTCCCTCGTCATCACCGGCAGCATGCCCGTCTTCTACGGCCCGCTCGCCCCGCTTCCCGAGAACGGCCACCGCGGCCGCACGGCCCGGGACGTCTACTACGGCGGCGAGGGCCCGACCCGCGAGAAGATGCGCCAGCTCATCACAAAGCTGGAGTGGTACGACGGCGCGAAGCTCCCCGAGGAGACGCTGACGCTGCGCTACGAGCAGAGCCTCGACGAAGGCGAGCGCGCGCTCGCGGCCATGTCCGACTCGCCGCGAGGCGACTGGCAGGACCTCACCGAGGAGCTGGGCCGGATCCAGGCTCCGACGCTGTTCATGTGGGGCATGCAGGACGCGTTCCTCACCCCGGACTACCCACTGATGCTCGCCCGCATGGTGCCCGGCGGGAACCTCCACGTGATGGACCACGCCTCCCATCACCTCCAGGAGGAACGCCCCGAGGCGTACCACTCGGTGGTCAGCGGCTTCCTCGATTCCTGGAACTGA
- a CDS encoding SDR family NAD(P)-dependent oxidoreductase — protein MICAHHIEEVTQAGPVLITGGTSGIGLAVAEAVARAGRPVVVTGRSAERCRTAGHRLGRTPGNTHLSLVADTTEPEALAEAVGLATDRWGPVTGLVTAAGRLARGSVLALTPDDFRAALDTNVIGTWLAIRAVLPGMLDAGHGRIVTIGSVLGSTGAPERGGYAATKGAVAALTRSVALEVAGTGVTVNCVAPGPVRTPMNEGDTSSDAAAQAAFTTKVPLGRWGRPEDVAHAVLPLLAAGSSFTTGAVVHVDGGYTAQ, from the coding sequence ATGATCTGTGCACACCACATCGAGGAAGTCACACAGGCCGGGCCCGTGCTCATCACGGGCGGCACGAGCGGGATCGGCCTCGCGGTCGCCGAGGCCGTAGCCCGCGCCGGGAGGCCCGTCGTGGTCACCGGGCGTTCAGCGGAACGGTGCCGCACGGCGGGGCACCGGCTCGGGCGCACTCCCGGGAACACGCACCTCTCGCTCGTCGCGGACACCACGGAACCGGAGGCGCTGGCCGAGGCCGTGGGCCTGGCGACGGACCGTTGGGGGCCGGTCACCGGCCTGGTGACGGCAGCCGGACGCCTGGCCCGCGGCTCGGTGCTCGCCCTGACGCCTGACGACTTCCGAGCCGCTCTCGACACCAACGTCATAGGGACGTGGCTGGCGATCCGCGCGGTCCTGCCCGGCATGCTCGACGCCGGTCACGGGCGCATCGTCACGATCGGCTCCGTGCTCGGTTCGACCGGCGCCCCCGAGCGTGGCGGATACGCCGCCACCAAGGGCGCGGTCGCCGCGCTCACCCGGTCGGTGGCCCTGGAGGTCGCCGGAACCGGCGTCACCGTGAACTGCGTTGCCCCCGGCCCCGTGCGTACGCCCATGAACGAGGGCGACACCTCCAGCGATGCCGCCGCCCAGGCCGCCTTCACCACCAAGGTGCCGCTGGGCCGCTGGGGCAGACCCGAGGACGTCGCGCACGCGGTACTCCCCCTGCTCGCCGCCGGATCATCCTTCACCACCGGTGCGGTGGTGCACGTGGACGGCGGATACACCGCCCAGTGA
- a CDS encoding enoyl-CoA hydratase/isomerase family protein: MSEARMPEEKRSVLHVTRDGAVATIRVNRPKANAVNPAMIEEFLTLLRPLAADPEVRCVVITGTGRFFIAGADIAVMRDLSAANQAKMRRWIDVQRVIEQAPKPVVAAMNGHALGGGAELALACDLRVLSAEATFGFPEMRLGLFPGAGGSQRLPRLVGPHMAKRLMIEGEGLRPQRALELGLVDLVVEQTEFDTVVAERARRLAAQPTAAIGLLKRVVDEGYGLPVEQALEREERGVADLTGTADAAEGLQAFLDKRAPVFTGR, from the coding sequence ATGAGCGAGGCCAGGATGCCTGAGGAGAAGCGCTCCGTACTGCACGTGACGCGTGACGGCGCCGTCGCTACGATCCGGGTGAACCGGCCCAAGGCGAACGCCGTGAACCCGGCCATGATCGAGGAGTTCCTTACCCTCCTGCGGCCGCTCGCCGCCGACCCTGAAGTGCGCTGTGTCGTCATCACCGGCACGGGCCGGTTCTTCATCGCGGGCGCCGACATCGCAGTGATGCGCGACCTCTCCGCGGCGAACCAGGCGAAGATGCGCCGCTGGATCGACGTACAGCGGGTGATCGAGCAGGCACCCAAGCCGGTCGTGGCGGCGATGAACGGCCACGCGCTCGGCGGAGGGGCCGAGTTGGCACTCGCCTGCGATCTGCGGGTCCTGTCGGCGGAGGCCACGTTCGGCTTCCCGGAGATGCGGCTCGGGCTGTTCCCCGGGGCAGGCGGCAGTCAGCGCCTCCCCCGGCTGGTCGGCCCGCACATGGCGAAGCGGCTGATGATCGAGGGGGAAGGTCTGAGGCCGCAGCGCGCTCTGGAGCTCGGACTCGTCGATCTCGTGGTGGAGCAGACCGAGTTCGACACGGTGGTGGCCGAACGGGCCCGTCGGCTCGCCGCGCAGCCCACGGCAGCCATCGGGCTGCTCAAACGAGTCGTCGACGAGGGGTACGGGCTGCCCGTCGAACAGGCCCTGGAACGCGAGGAGAGGGGCGTCGCCGACCTGACCGGGACGGCCGACGCGGCGGAGGGGCTTCAGGCATTCCTCGACAAGCGGGCGCCGGTGTTCACCGGGCGGTGA